The Prevotella sp. oral taxon 299 str. F0039 genome has a segment encoding these proteins:
- a CDS encoding helix-turn-helix domain-containing protein has product MGYFIITDKQWAMLRDEILALAQTCHKVFGESSKHTDWLHNGDVCRLLGISKRTLQHYRDTGMLPFAQIGHKCYYKREDVERLLQTKSEKTKSNK; this is encoded by the coding sequence ATGGGATATTTTATCATTACCGACAAACAATGGGCGATGCTTAGGGACGAAATCCTCGCTCTTGCCCAGACCTGCCATAAGGTATTTGGAGAATCGAGTAAGCACACAGATTGGCTGCACAATGGTGATGTGTGTAGGCTACTGGGCATCAGCAAGCGCACCTTACAGCATTACCGAGATACGGGCATGCTGCCGTTTGCACAAATCGGACACAAGTGCTATTATAAGCGTGAAGATGTGGAGCGGTTGTTACAGACAAAATCAGAGAAAACCAAGAGCAACAAATAG
- a CDS encoding ATP-binding protein: protein MASIKEIEIEGFKAFPNKFNLELGKNLLMYGENGSGKSSIYYALHALLQSVYKSDRGAKYFNNENSDENLINIYKWADIGDNGFMPHIKIKLDNGHQWELNRNGLSSPDTTDDSELRLLNKTSAFINHSYISRFRSARNSEMINLWNVFIKDILPFYVPVGADKTLADTYYDLVTNRPYKVRNDINKFNEQLSGFINRVNSKAADIYNQYFKDEDEADIFIQVKYAKDNDRINNPYHEEFQLLFKRQTAGGAYVWRYPKIGLHIEVDNISIQKPQSFFNEARLTAIALAIRFACLQSENPQDGQFLAIDDMLISLDMSNRMKVVEYLLSEYTQYKIYLFTHDRAFNNFLWNKISKKERKNQWLHKRIYMSQSEPVQIDEDGDNISKAKRFYGIQDFETSAIYLRKCLEEVIGNLLPYELKASAGGSFLSLETLWAKLVRYYSDNGMCIDQEIQDLFNDSKLLILNPAAHFQRLSSPIYKEELGQVFNLYNKLIGLAKIDTTLYIKKDKEIIFKHSTKNYICSFTLDKDLCIQEDSRVICTMPKCTNISWKYNEIEFYDFDKEKANLDHPLKKATPKLNRFIEGMLNLPLELTQEKFLNNCKIEGVSLKDYFKGINVVSLILSSSKA from the coding sequence ATGGCAAGCATCAAAGAAATTGAGATAGAAGGTTTCAAGGCTTTTCCCAATAAATTTAACCTTGAATTAGGAAAGAATCTACTGATGTATGGCGAAAATGGAAGTGGCAAATCATCTATCTATTATGCACTTCACGCTTTATTGCAAAGTGTTTATAAATCAGATCGAGGAGCAAAGTATTTTAATAATGAAAACAGCGATGAAAATCTCATCAACATCTATAAGTGGGCTGATATAGGAGACAATGGATTTATGCCTCATATCAAGATTAAACTTGATAATGGACACCAATGGGAGCTTAACCGTAATGGACTTTCAAGTCCTGACACTACGGATGATTCTGAATTGCGTTTGCTAAATAAGACAAGTGCATTCATCAATCATTCTTATATTTCTCGATTCCGTTCTGCAAGAAATTCAGAAATGATAAATTTGTGGAATGTCTTTATTAAGGACATTCTACCTTTCTATGTTCCAGTAGGTGCAGACAAAACACTTGCCGATACCTATTATGATCTTGTGACAAATCGCCCCTATAAAGTACGAAATGATATAAACAAGTTTAATGAACAATTATCAGGGTTTATAAATAGGGTAAATAGTAAAGCAGCTGATATATATAATCAATATTTTAAAGATGAAGATGAAGCGGATATATTCATACAAGTCAAATATGCGAAGGATAATGATAGAATAAATAATCCATATCATGAAGAATTCCAACTATTGTTTAAGAGGCAAACTGCAGGCGGAGCTTATGTCTGGCGTTATCCTAAAATCGGTCTTCATATAGAAGTTGATAATATCTCTATTCAGAAACCTCAATCGTTTTTCAACGAAGCGCGTTTGACAGCAATAGCTTTGGCTATTCGCTTTGCCTGCTTACAAAGTGAAAATCCACAAGATGGGCAATTCCTTGCTATTGATGATATGCTTATCAGCCTTGATATGAGTAATCGAATGAAAGTTGTGGAATATTTGCTTTCTGAATATACCCAATATAAAATCTATCTATTCACACACGATAGGGCATTTAACAACTTCTTATGGAATAAAATATCAAAAAAAGAGCGTAAGAACCAATGGCTTCACAAAAGAATTTATATGAGCCAATCTGAACCTGTGCAAATAGATGAGGATGGCGACAATATCTCTAAAGCTAAAAGATTTTATGGCATACAAGATTTCGAGACATCAGCAATCTACTTACGAAAATGTTTAGAGGAAGTTATAGGCAATTTACTTCCATATGAACTAAAAGCATCGGCAGGTGGTAGTTTCTTATCTTTAGAAACATTATGGGCAAAACTTGTTAGATATTATTCAGACAATGGTATGTGTATAGACCAAGAAATACAGGATTTATTTAACGACTCAAAACTTCTTATTCTTAATCCAGCAGCGCATTTTCAAAGGTTATCCTCTCCAATCTATAAAGAAGAGTTAGGGCAGGTTTTTAATTTATACAACAAATTGATAGGACTTGCAAAAATTGATACTACATTGTATATTAAAAAAGATAAAGAAATTATATTTAAGCATTCTACAAAAAACTATATATGTAGCTTTACATTGGATAAGGATTTATGTATTCAGGAGGATAGTAGAGTTATTTGCACAATGCCAAAGTGTACGAATATTAGTTGGAAATATAATGAGATTGAATTTTATGATTTTGATAAAGAGAAAGCAAATTTAGATCATCCATTAAAGAAAGCAACTCCAAAACTAAACCGATTTATAGAAGGAATGTTGAACTTGCCATTAGAACTTACGCAAGAAAAGTTTCTTAATAATTGCAAAATTGAGGGGGTATCTCTTAAAGATTACTTTAAAGGCATTAATGTTGTATCTTTGATATTATCATCATCAAAAGCATAA
- a CDS encoding ASCH domain-containing protein, protein MGKNKIKHKYLFMSIKPVYAYKLIQGTKDIELRKTRPHVSRGDYAIIYASSPVKAVIGFGKIRDIIICPPINMWEKYSDRLGIDELSFKNYYKSSSKAIGIEFDFIRSIAPISLAKIRAVDPNFHPPQIYHYIDENEIQAILPHAITN, encoded by the coding sequence ATGGGGAAAAACAAGATAAAACATAAATATCTTTTTATGTCTATAAAGCCTGTATATGCTTATAAGCTAATACAGGGAACAAAAGATATAGAATTAAGAAAAACCAGACCTCATGTAAGTAGAGGAGATTATGCTATCATCTATGCATCTTCTCCTGTAAAAGCTGTAATAGGTTTTGGGAAAATACGTGATATTATTATATGCCCCCCTATTAATATGTGGGAAAAGTATTCTGACCGATTAGGTATAGATGAATTATCATTCAAAAACTATTATAAATCATCTTCAAAAGCTATAGGTATAGAATTTGATTTTATACGTTCAATTGCTCCTATATCTTTAGCTAAGATACGAGCTGTAGATCCAAATTTTCATCCTCCACAAATATACCACTATATTGATGAAAATGAGATACAAGCAATATTGCCCCATGCTATAACGAATTAA
- a CDS encoding GNAT family N-acetyltransferase — MIGFINNKNNFFERIKELGKKNASTLGFMPQGAFEDYAKSRCIIIAYDDEKLMGYLMYRIVPRYSRINIVHLCVADDFRGKGVSKQLLDTLKEKYNHRYRGIQISCRKDFAHATAVWERNGFISLKDIRSRSLEEHYLSLWWYDLKQPNLFNSSLPTETKVSALLDANIIIKLRDSQKGITLPPTENPQVLLADWLTNETELCYAPETYNEIQRDKNIQRANSTRTFLDNFRMIEVDEIKMNKTAKELERIISGSSNNDISDRKQIASCIVSGISYFITYDARLLNKREEIEESYDIQIFNPQEFILQIDKLLHKEDYSPRFLKGVAYHTISQSEPKHIQTFINCFWLQKGGESKTEFHTTVYRIINASSGQLFVVNQNGKAIAFYGTNEEQTSIGLEFVRIIETKVSLSLFTQVIYTILQDGLNKGKTEFFVKEKFLTEHQITILENIGFVKQINGIYKKYGDSQLVSRNDIPVLLKTKFNIQYKDIAENVSLFDLEKMLFPLKIQGLDIPIYIIPIQSLWAGQLFDSITASEDIFGAIPEKLWSFENVYFRHTRPITEKAPARILWYVSGNKYNSPRSKSIIATSYLTEVMTGKPKELFRINSRYGIYEWCNIANLCNNDIEKNIRALKFSHTEVFQHPIRFTHIKEIFIEEGQKVNTFASPVLTSESIYFKIYQLGKWGKTR, encoded by the coding sequence ATGATAGGTTTCATAAATAATAAAAACAATTTTTTTGAGCGTATAAAAGAGTTAGGCAAGAAAAATGCTTCAACATTAGGTTTTATGCCGCAAGGTGCTTTCGAGGATTATGCTAAGAGTAGATGCATTATTATAGCCTATGATGACGAAAAACTCATGGGCTATTTGATGTATCGTATAGTACCACGTTATTCTCGAATTAATATAGTACATTTATGTGTGGCTGATGATTTTCGCGGGAAAGGGGTTTCAAAGCAGCTCTTAGATACTTTAAAAGAGAAATATAATCATCGCTACAGAGGCATACAGATTAGCTGTAGAAAGGACTTTGCACATGCAACAGCTGTATGGGAAAGAAACGGTTTTATTTCTTTAAAGGATATAAGAAGTCGTAGTTTGGAAGAACATTACCTCAGCCTATGGTGGTATGATCTAAAGCAACCCAACTTATTTAATAGTAGCCTTCCTACCGAAACAAAGGTAAGTGCTTTACTTGATGCAAATATAATAATTAAACTCAGAGATTCCCAAAAGGGTATAACATTACCTCCAACGGAGAATCCGCAAGTTTTATTGGCAGATTGGCTTACCAATGAAACGGAACTGTGTTATGCACCTGAGACTTATAATGAAATCCAAAGGGATAAAAATATACAGCGCGCTAATTCAACAAGAACTTTTCTAGATAATTTCAGAATGATAGAAGTTGATGAAATCAAAATGAACAAAACTGCAAAAGAATTAGAGCGTATAATCTCAGGAAGTTCAAATAATGATATATCTGATAGAAAGCAGATTGCCTCTTGTATAGTTTCTGGTATTTCTTATTTTATTACATATGATGCACGTTTACTTAACAAGCGAGAGGAAATTGAGGAATCCTACGATATACAGATATTTAATCCGCAAGAATTTATCCTACAGATTGATAAACTTCTACACAAGGAAGATTATTCTCCAAGATTCTTAAAAGGTGTAGCTTATCATACGATTTCCCAATCTGAACCTAAGCATATCCAAACATTTATTAATTGTTTTTGGTTACAAAAGGGTGGGGAAAGTAAAACTGAATTTCACACAACTGTATACAGGATTATCAACGCTTCTTCTGGACAGCTTTTTGTCGTAAACCAAAATGGTAAGGCAATAGCGTTTTATGGGACGAATGAAGAACAAACATCTATCGGTTTGGAATTCGTGAGAATCATAGAAACCAAAGTTTCCTTATCCTTATTCACACAAGTGATATATACTATCTTACAGGATGGATTAAATAAAGGTAAAACAGAGTTCTTTGTTAAGGAAAAGTTCTTAACAGAACATCAAATAACTATTCTTGAAAATATAGGATTTGTCAAACAAATTAATGGAATATATAAAAAATATGGAGATAGCCAACTCGTATCACGAAATGACATTCCTGTTTTATTGAAAACTAAATTCAATATACAATACAAAGATATAGCAGAAAACGTGTCATTATTTGACTTGGAAAAGATGTTATTCCCTCTAAAGATACAGGGATTAGATATTCCTATCTATATCATCCCCATCCAATCTTTATGGGCAGGACAGTTGTTCGACTCTATAACTGCCAGTGAAGATATTTTCGGAGCTATACCTGAGAAATTATGGAGCTTTGAGAATGTTTATTTTAGGCACACTCGTCCTATAACAGAAAAAGCACCAGCGAGGATATTATGGTATGTCAGTGGCAATAAGTATAATTCGCCTCGGTCAAAATCAATAATAGCAACTTCCTATCTTACGGAAGTAATGACAGGGAAGCCTAAAGAGTTATTTCGTATAAATAGTCGTTATGGTATCTACGAATGGTGCAATATTGCAAATTTGTGCAATAATGATATTGAGAAAAATATACGTGCACTAAAATTTAGTCATACAGAAGTTTTCCAACATCCTATACGGTTTACCCATATAAAAGAAATTTTTATAGAGGAAGGGCAGAAGGTTAATACTTTTGCCTCGCCTGTTCTTACTTCAGAATCTATTTACTTTAAAATTTATCAATTGGGGAAATGGGGAAAAACAAGATAA
- a CDS encoding RNA-binding domain-containing protein: MSETNRIEYKLGLTPDLDIEKEVIAFLNYKEGGYIYIGVDKNGNTVGVDDVDACMLQLKDRIKNNISPSVMGLFDISTEEREGCSIVRITIASGIEKPYFKSKYGMTSKGTFIRIGTSAEPMQQRQIDRLFAMRTRNSIGRIISNRQDLTFEQLRIYYDERGKRLNDNFKRSLELLTEDGKLNYVAYLLADENNNSIKLAKYSSLDRCDLIENNEYGYCSLIKATKSVLAKLEIENKIFASITSAERVENPIWDKIALREAVVNAIVHNDYSFEVPPKFEIFPNRIEITSAGRLPESLSREEFFNGISIPRNKELMRIYRDLELVESLGSGIPRILRAYGEDCFTFTDNFVRIIFPISKKSQQQVVTVDTEKNVQLSVQLKSLIVSVNRQMLSINEILQVYKQVYKQVYKSHWYFKKKFILPAMQQGWIEMLYPDKPNHPQQKYKLTKKGLQLLNTFIYQNE, from the coding sequence ATGAGTGAGACAAATCGTATAGAATACAAGTTGGGACTTACCCCCGATTTGGATATAGAAAAAGAAGTAATAGCCTTTCTGAACTACAAGGAAGGAGGTTATATATACATTGGTGTAGATAAAAATGGGAACACTGTCGGGGTAGATGATGTAGATGCCTGTATGTTACAGTTGAAAGATCGTATAAAAAATAACATCTCACCATCGGTTATGGGGCTTTTCGATATATCTACAGAAGAAAGAGAAGGCTGTTCTATTGTCAGGATTACCATTGCAAGCGGAATAGAAAAACCTTATTTCAAGTCTAAGTATGGTATGACTTCCAAAGGAACATTCATTCGTATAGGAACTTCGGCAGAACCAATGCAGCAACGACAGATCGACCGTTTGTTTGCCATGCGTACCCGAAATTCCATAGGTCGGATTATCTCAAATAGACAAGATTTGACTTTTGAGCAGCTTCGTATTTATTATGACGAACGTGGTAAGCGACTGAACGATAATTTCAAACGTAGCTTGGAATTGTTGACTGAGGATGGCAAACTTAACTATGTGGCATATTTGTTGGCTGATGAAAACAATAATTCTATAAAACTTGCCAAATATTCAAGTCTTGACAGATGTGATTTGATAGAGAATAACGAATACGGCTATTGCTCATTGATAAAAGCAACAAAGAGTGTGTTGGCAAAATTGGAAATCGAAAATAAAATATTTGCTTCCATCACATCCGCAGAACGAGTAGAAAATCCAATATGGGACAAGATAGCATTGCGCGAGGCTGTTGTTAACGCTATTGTGCACAATGACTATTCGTTTGAGGTACCTCCCAAGTTTGAAATATTTCCCAACCGTATTGAGATAACATCTGCAGGAAGGCTGCCTGAATCGTTAAGTCGTGAGGAGTTCTTTAACGGTATCTCCATACCGCGCAACAAAGAACTGATGCGTATTTACCGTGATTTGGAACTGGTAGAATCGTTGGGTTCTGGCATTCCCCGCATACTCAGAGCCTATGGTGAAGATTGCTTTACATTTACAGACAATTTTGTCCGTATCATCTTCCCCATTTCCAAGAAATCTCAACAACAGGTTGTTACTGTTGATACAGAGAAAAATGTGCAACTTAGTGTACAACTTAAATCGCTGATTGTCAGTGTAAATAGGCAGATGCTTTCTATTAATGAAATATTGCAAGTGTATAAGCAAGTGTATAAGCAAGTATACAAGTCGCACTGGTATTTCAAAAAGAAATTCATTCTCCCCGCTATGCAACAAGGTTGGATAGAGATGCTATATCCCGACAAACCCAATCACCCCCAACAGAAGTACAAACTTACGAAAAAGGGCTTACAGTTGCTTAATACTTTCATTTATCAAAACGAATAA
- a CDS encoding N-6 DNA methylase yields the protein MDKAELRNRLKDNFNLETWKDILGKMFHRIDYLSVPNIIEDKSVRSGGQIGTIHLDDNRSLALFAIEVVDNIDIARNRKGLRNIAIRYIDQDIIHGVLVFYYSNKQIDYRLTFVSKGTAFNEAGEFETRETAPKRYTFLLGGNEPCTTATIRLYELVKKENVSLSDVADAFSVERLNKDFFKGYKGRYKKFCDFLTGNTKNNRDYVKKLLGRLVFLQFLQKKGWMGVPASSKTWEGGDKAYMQKLVEHYKDNERLLSDVLEPLFFNTLNESRPNNIVDTRLGKNIKIPYLNGGLFDKDALDSRNIDFPYSYFQELMEFFSEYNFTIDENDPDDAEVGIDPEMLGHIFENLLEDNKDKGAFYTPKEIVQYMCKESIVQYLTTHAEEKLHNAIRKLIVEGIVCPELQTKVVANKIYDLLKSVKICDPAIGSGAFPMGALNVLYHTRRVLFGFLKSSENFSHAQVKREIIQQNIFGVDIEQGAVDIARLRFWLALVVDETEPQPLPNLDYKIMCGNSQLCRYSLNMPIKSVFVEYNRLGRLKAKGTVWNDFTLETYKQLVTSYTEEHSNKQVLRDKIADIKNCFKVTLAAGDIKKRQAAENTVLEFEAKPLFGESKERLDPKGYKKARDTLAKMRKQEAEILNNQFYKDSIEWRFEYPQLLDAEGNFTGFDIIIANPPYIKEGRMSKDFFEPYKKSPYYKGKMDIWYLFACNCIDLLKENGTLCFIATNNWTTNFGASILRNKVIKETRICNLIDFGAVMMFESASIQTMIMLFSKDKVTDDYSFDYRRLTTNNATEKDAIALLDGTSINSVCFQPVIRRGNYLNSNLTFSDNNNIFELITSVSNVIYLKNDEVAQGIVFPQDLLNAKGAKKLGDNYSVGQGVFVLSDSEKKGLNLSELELSLIKPYYTTEQIGRYNVNQNHLQWTIYTDSNYKAPNSLDNMPHIKQHLDKFQNIITSDNKPYGLHRSRKEFYFKNEKIIATRKSIDRPKFAYCNFECFVSQTFNMIHTTRVNMKFLTGLLNSKLIEFWLKNKGKMQGANFQLDKEPLMHIPIAVPTQEIQQLIAKLVDCIIFIKSTHNERIDKFISNDYLAKMFEQLIAGCIYEIYLGEELHRIGIHVFDTIRNIIENDNIDNENLTSVSDLYKSIEETGIIQKLDNLEHYSPDVLKPIIKN from the coding sequence ATGGATAAGGCTGAACTGAGAAATAGGTTGAAAGATAATTTCAATCTTGAAACATGGAAAGACATTCTTGGCAAGATGTTTCATAGGATAGACTATCTTTCCGTTCCCAATATCATAGAAGACAAGTCGGTAAGAAGCGGTGGACAGATAGGAACAATACATCTTGATGACAATCGCTCGTTGGCTCTCTTTGCAATAGAAGTAGTCGATAATATAGATATAGCGCGCAACAGAAAAGGGCTTCGCAATATTGCCATAAGATATATTGACCAAGATATTATTCATGGGGTGTTGGTGTTCTATTATTCAAATAAACAGATTGATTATCGACTCACTTTCGTATCTAAGGGTACTGCATTCAATGAAGCGGGAGAGTTCGAAACAAGAGAAACAGCCCCAAAGCGTTATACATTCTTATTAGGTGGTAACGAACCATGCACTACTGCTACTATCCGATTATATGAATTGGTGAAGAAAGAAAATGTATCATTGTCCGATGTTGCCGATGCTTTCTCTGTGGAACGGCTCAATAAGGATTTCTTTAAAGGATATAAAGGACGTTATAAGAAGTTCTGTGATTTCCTTACAGGAAACACAAAGAACAATCGTGACTATGTTAAAAAACTGCTTGGACGTCTTGTCTTCCTTCAATTCTTGCAGAAAAAAGGATGGATGGGTGTACCAGCAAGCAGCAAAACATGGGAGGGTGGCGACAAAGCGTATATGCAGAAACTTGTCGAACATTATAAAGATAATGAAAGGTTGTTGAGTGATGTTTTGGAACCTCTTTTCTTCAATACGCTTAACGAATCCAGACCCAACAATATTGTTGATACTCGTCTTGGTAAGAATATCAAGATACCTTACTTGAATGGTGGTCTTTTCGATAAAGACGCTTTGGATAGCAGGAATATTGATTTCCCTTACTCCTATTTTCAAGAACTGATGGAGTTCTTTTCGGAATACAACTTCACCATCGATGAAAACGACCCTGATGATGCAGAAGTAGGTATTGACCCTGAAATGTTGGGACATATCTTTGAGAACCTATTGGAAGACAACAAAGACAAGGGTGCGTTCTATACGCCGAAAGAAATAGTGCAATATATGTGTAAGGAGAGTATAGTACAATATCTCACGACACATGCCGAAGAAAAATTGCATAATGCCATCAGAAAACTTATAGTTGAAGGCATTGTATGTCCGGAATTGCAGACAAAAGTTGTAGCTAATAAGATTTACGACTTGCTAAAGAGCGTAAAGATCTGTGACCCTGCAATCGGGTCAGGTGCTTTTCCAATGGGAGCGCTTAACGTACTTTATCACACTCGGCGAGTCTTGTTTGGCTTTTTAAAATCATCAGAGAATTTTTCTCATGCCCAAGTGAAACGTGAAATCATACAGCAAAATATCTTTGGCGTGGATATAGAGCAGGGAGCTGTTGATATAGCCCGCCTCCGCTTTTGGCTGGCTTTGGTTGTTGATGAAACAGAACCACAACCATTGCCCAACCTTGACTATAAGATAATGTGTGGAAATTCGCAACTTTGTCGTTATTCGCTCAATATGCCTATTAAGAGTGTCTTTGTCGAATATAATCGTTTGGGGAGATTAAAAGCAAAAGGAACAGTTTGGAATGATTTTACATTAGAAACTTATAAGCAGTTAGTGACGTCTTACACAGAGGAACATTCTAATAAACAAGTTTTGCGTGATAAGATAGCGGACATAAAGAACTGTTTCAAAGTTACGTTAGCTGCTGGTGACATAAAAAAAAGGCAAGCAGCAGAAAATACGGTATTAGAATTTGAGGCAAAGCCTCTTTTCGGAGAAAGTAAAGAGCGACTTGATCCTAAAGGTTATAAAAAAGCTAGGGATACTTTGGCAAAAATGAGAAAGCAAGAAGCAGAGATTTTAAATAACCAGTTCTATAAGGATTCCATTGAGTGGAGATTCGAATATCCTCAACTGCTTGATGCAGAAGGTAATTTTACAGGCTTTGATATCATTATAGCTAATCCTCCTTATATAAAAGAAGGAAGGATGTCGAAAGATTTCTTTGAGCCATACAAGAAATCTCCATATTACAAAGGAAAGATGGATATATGGTATCTCTTTGCATGCAATTGTATAGATCTGCTTAAAGAAAATGGGACTCTCTGTTTCATTGCAACTAATAATTGGACAACTAACTTTGGAGCAAGCATATTGCGGAACAAGGTAATAAAGGAAACACGCATTTGTAATCTAATAGACTTCGGAGCAGTTATGATGTTTGAAAGCGCAAGCATTCAAACGATGATAATGCTGTTTAGTAAAGATAAGGTTACAGATGACTATTCCTTTGATTATAGACGTCTCACAACAAACAATGCAACAGAGAAAGATGCTATCGCCTTATTAGACGGAACTTCTATTAACTCTGTGTGTTTTCAGCCTGTTATAAGAAGGGGAAATTATCTGAATAGTAATTTAACTTTCTCTGATAATAATAATATCTTTGAATTGATAACAAGTGTTAGCAACGTAATATATTTAAAAAATGATGAAGTTGCACAGGGTATAGTATTTCCGCAAGATTTATTAAATGCTAAAGGTGCAAAAAAGTTAGGAGACAATTATTCTGTCGGTCAGGGTGTGTTTGTCTTATCAGACTCTGAAAAAAAAGGTCTCAATTTAAGTGAATTAGAATTATCGTTGATTAAGCCTTATTATACAACAGAACAAATTGGACGATATAATGTCAATCAAAATCATTTACAGTGGACGATCTATACAGACTCAAATTATAAGGCTCCAAACAGCTTGGATAATATGCCGCATATAAAACAGCATTTAGATAAATTTCAAAATATTATTACATCAGATAATAAACCATATGGATTGCATCGGTCTCGAAAAGAGTTTTATTTCAAAAATGAAAAAATAATTGCCACAAGAAAGTCTATTGATAGACCAAAGTTTGCGTATTGTAATTTCGAGTGTTTTGTTTCACAAACATTTAATATGATACATACTACACGAGTTAATATGAAATTTTTAACTGGTCTTCTAAACTCTAAACTAATCGAGTTCTGGTTAAAGAATAAAGGTAAAATGCAAGGGGCAAATTTCCAGTTAGATAAAGAACCATTAATGCATATTCCAATAGCTGTTCCAACTCAAGAGATTCAGCAGTTAATCGCCAAATTGGTTGACTGTATCATATTTATTAAGAGTACACATAATGAGCGTATAGATAAATTCATTTCCAATGATTACTTAGCAAAGATGTTTGAACAACTCATTGCTGGATGTATCTATGAAATTTATTTGGGAGAAGAATTGCATCGTATAGGAATTCATGTGTTTGACACGATAAGAAACATTATTGAGAATGACAATATAGACAATGAAAATTTGACATCTGTATCTGATTTGTATAAATCCATTGAAGAAACTGGAATTATCCAAAAGTTAGATAACTTGGAACATTATAGTCCAGATGTTTTAAAACCTATAATAAAGAACTGA
- a CDS encoding helix-turn-helix domain-containing protein → METIRDLNMDTDDMQVVLSAIHCVNRRIKEVAQTHKPLFGGEHFLTGKEVCERLYISPRTLQDYRDRKIIPYTQFAGKILYKASDLEKILKSR, encoded by the coding sequence ATGGAAACAATTAGAGATTTGAACATGGACACGGACGATATGCAGGTAGTGCTGTCCGCTATCCACTGTGTGAACAGGAGAATTAAGGAAGTGGCACAAACGCACAAGCCTCTATTTGGCGGTGAGCATTTCCTAACGGGCAAGGAGGTGTGCGAGCGGCTGTATATAAGCCCTCGCACCTTGCAAGACTATCGAGACAGAAAGATTATTCCCTACACGCAGTTTGCAGGGAAGATACTCTACAAGGCTTCGGACTTGGAGAAGATATTGAAAAGTAGATGA